One segment of Streptomyces sp. YIM 121038 DNA contains the following:
- the trpS gene encoding tryptophan--tRNA ligase: MTRIFSGVKPTGHLTLGNYLGAVRRWAEVDQYRAEALFCVVDLHALTVEHDPGRVRRLSRQAATLLLAAGIDPERCTVFVQSHVDEHARLSYLLECVATDGEMRRMIQYKEKAAVERARGGSVRLSLLTYPVLMAADILAYGAHEVPVGDDQTQHVELTRDLAVRFNQRYGHAFVVPRATPPQVAARVMDLQDPTSKMGKSHESGAGIVYLLDEPDVVRKKIMRAVTDSGSGVAYDREARPGVANLLEILASCTGGNPAELSGAYESYGALKKDTADAVVELLRPVRERHKELVADTAYVEEVLRAGAERARGMARPTVDAAYRAIGLLPAAAEVPAAVPVNEAR, encoded by the coding sequence ATGACGCGGATCTTCAGTGGGGTCAAGCCCACCGGACACCTGACGCTGGGGAACTACCTGGGAGCCGTCCGGCGCTGGGCTGAAGTGGATCAGTACCGCGCGGAGGCGTTGTTCTGCGTGGTGGATCTGCACGCGCTGACCGTGGAACACGATCCCGGCCGGGTGCGCAGGCTCAGTCGGCAGGCGGCGACGCTGCTGCTCGCGGCGGGGATCGACCCCGAGCGGTGCACCGTCTTCGTCCAGAGCCATGTGGACGAGCACGCGCGGCTCTCGTATCTGCTCGAGTGCGTCGCGACCGACGGCGAGATGCGCCGGATGATCCAGTACAAGGAGAAGGCGGCCGTCGAACGGGCCCGGGGCGGGAGCGTGCGCCTGTCGCTGCTTACGTATCCCGTGCTGATGGCGGCGGACATCCTGGCGTACGGGGCCCATGAGGTGCCGGTGGGGGACGACCAGACGCAGCACGTCGAGCTGACGCGGGATCTCGCGGTGCGGTTCAACCAGCGGTACGGGCACGCGTTCGTCGTGCCGCGGGCGACGCCGCCGCAGGTGGCGGCGCGGGTCATGGACCTCCAGGACCCGACGTCGAAGATGGGCAAGTCCCACGAGTCCGGCGCCGGCATCGTCTATCTGCTGGACGAGCCGGACGTGGTGCGGAAGAAGATCATGCGGGCCGTGACGGACAGCGGCAGCGGGGTCGCGTACGACCGCGAGGCCCGGCCGGGGGTGGCGAACCTGCTGGAGATCCTGGCCTCCTGCACGGGTGGGAACCCGGCGGAGCTGAGCGGTGCGTACGAGTCGTACGGGGCGTTGAAGAAGGACACCGCGGACGCGGTGGTGGAGCTGCTGCGGCCCGTGCGGGAGCGGCACAAGGAACTGGTCGCGGACACGGCGTATGTAGAGGAGGTGTTGCGGGCCGGGGCGGAGCGGGCCAGGGGGATGGCCCGGCCGACGGTCGATGCCGCCTATCGGGCGATCGGGCTGCTGCCCGCTGCTGCCGAGGTGCCCGCGGCGGTGCCGGTGAACGAGGCGCGGTAG
- a CDS encoding cysteine hydrolase family protein produces MEIAENAALIVVDVQQGFEEVEYWGERNNPEADDNIAALIRAWQETGRPVVFVRHDSVKPDSPLRSGYAGNGFKEYVEERRGKGAGGELLVTKSVNSAFYGTPDLDAWLKEAGISQFVVTGIQTNMCAETTARMGGNLGYDVLFALDATYTFDLEGPFGWRLAAEEIARATAVSLHGGGFAEVVTTDKLIAAASGPAGTSSPSGV; encoded by the coding sequence ATGGAGATCGCAGAGAACGCAGCACTGATCGTGGTGGACGTACAGCAGGGCTTCGAGGAGGTGGAGTACTGGGGAGAGCGGAACAACCCGGAGGCGGACGACAACATCGCCGCGCTGATCAGGGCCTGGCAGGAGACGGGGCGTCCGGTCGTGTTCGTACGGCACGACTCGGTGAAGCCGGACTCGCCGCTGCGGTCGGGGTACGCGGGCAACGGCTTCAAGGAGTACGTCGAGGAGCGGCGTGGGAAGGGGGCCGGTGGTGAGCTCCTGGTGACGAAGAGCGTGAACTCGGCCTTCTACGGGACGCCGGATCTGGACGCCTGGCTCAAGGAGGCGGGGATCTCGCAGTTCGTGGTGACCGGGATCCAGACCAATATGTGCGCGGAGACGACGGCGCGGATGGGCGGGAACCTCGGGTACGACGTGCTGTTCGCGCTGGACGCGACCTACACCTTCGACCTGGAGGGGCCCTTCGGCTGGCGGCTCGCGGCGGAGGAGATCGCGCGGGCGACGGCGGTGTCCCTGCACGGGGGCGGGTTCGCGGAAGTGGTGACGACGGACAAGCTGATTGCCGCAGCATCCGGTCCGGCCGGGACATCCAGCCCGTCCGGCGTTTGA
- a CDS encoding helix-turn-helix domain-containing protein produces the protein MPTTPAPPSPRRGVTQRIALLAFPGIRAFDVSVITEVWGADRSDRGVPPFDLRRVAAETGSVPMRGGLSLTPDRTLTWLTRLTERDLIVVPGLDDHLTPAPPPILEALRRAHTRGIPVAALCGGAFTLAQAGLLDGRRAITHWHLVDLLRAHHPLVDVVPDALFIEDGNIWTAAGTAAGIDLCLHLVRRAHGSETAATIARSMVTAPFRTGGQAQFIEHPTPRADRDADALAAVREYALRHLHEPLTVADLATRAGMSARSFARHFTAATGTTPLRWLLDQRVAAAQKLLERTDLPMPEVARRAGFGSEITMRQHFASRLATSPRAYRASFTGTAAGTSAAAGSSPIAR, from the coding sequence GTGCCCACGACCCCGGCACCCCCGAGCCCTCGGCGCGGCGTCACGCAGCGCATCGCCCTGCTCGCGTTTCCCGGCATCCGCGCCTTCGACGTCTCCGTGATCACCGAGGTCTGGGGCGCCGACCGCAGCGACCGCGGCGTACCCCCCTTCGACCTCCGCCGCGTCGCCGCCGAAACCGGGTCCGTCCCCATGCGCGGCGGCCTCAGCCTCACCCCCGACCGCACCCTCACCTGGCTGACCCGACTGACCGAGCGCGACCTGATCGTCGTCCCCGGCCTCGACGACCACCTGACCCCCGCACCGCCTCCGATCCTCGAAGCCCTGCGCCGCGCCCACACCCGCGGCATCCCCGTCGCGGCCCTCTGCGGCGGAGCCTTCACGCTCGCCCAGGCGGGCCTGCTCGACGGCCGCCGGGCCATCACCCACTGGCACCTCGTCGATCTGCTGCGCGCCCATCACCCCCTCGTCGACGTCGTGCCCGACGCCCTGTTCATCGAGGACGGCAACATCTGGACCGCCGCGGGCACCGCCGCCGGAATCGACCTGTGCCTGCACCTGGTCCGCAGGGCACACGGCTCCGAGACCGCCGCGACGATCGCCCGCTCGATGGTCACCGCGCCCTTCCGCACCGGCGGCCAGGCGCAGTTCATCGAGCACCCCACACCCCGCGCCGACCGCGACGCCGACGCCCTGGCCGCCGTCCGCGAATACGCCCTCCGCCACCTCCACGAGCCGCTCACCGTCGCCGATCTGGCCACCCGGGCGGGCATGTCGGCGCGCTCCTTCGCCCGCCACTTCACCGCGGCGACCGGCACCACCCCCCTGCGCTGGCTCCTCGACCAACGCGTCGCCGCCGCGCAGAAGCTTCTGGAACGCACCGACCTGCCCATGCCCGAGGTCGCCCGCCGCGCGGGCTTCGGCAGCGAGATCACGATGCGGCAGCACTTCGCATCGCGCCTCGCCACCAGCCCACGCGCCTACCGCGCCTCGTTCACCGGCACCGCCGCGGGCACCTCGGCAGCAGCGGGCAGCAGCCCGATCGCCCGATAG
- a CDS encoding EamA/RhaT family transporter: MSDERRTEQTEGTPAGPLPEPIRFFGTTWLEHTDGYAARRVGVAAGSLVAAAAGCLVLRFAYQGLEIADVGTFVNVLVVVMFAICSAIAFRRTWDGFSKRHDPQSVASMRSLMTIGFIGSLLAYFFRSLKEAPGERLHREEYETARDQYERRTKRRAGNPAKRKRRQK, encoded by the coding sequence GTGAGCGACGAACGACGTACCGAACAGACCGAGGGCACTCCGGCGGGCCCCCTCCCCGAGCCCATCCGCTTCTTCGGTACGACGTGGCTGGAGCACACCGACGGCTACGCCGCGCGCCGCGTCGGCGTCGCGGCCGGCTCCCTCGTGGCGGCGGCCGCGGGCTGCCTGGTGCTGCGCTTCGCGTACCAGGGCCTGGAGATCGCGGACGTGGGCACCTTCGTGAACGTGCTGGTCGTGGTCATGTTCGCCATCTGCAGCGCCATCGCGTTCCGGCGCACGTGGGACGGGTTCTCCAAGCGCCACGACCCGCAGTCGGTGGCGTCCATGCGCAGCCTGATGACCATCGGCTTCATCGGCTCCCTCCTCGCCTACTTCTTCCGCTCCCTGAAGGAGGCCCCGGGCGAGCGGCTGCATCGCGAGGAGTACGAGACGGCGCGCGACCAGTACGAGCGCCGCACGAAGCGCCGGGCGGGCAACCCCGCCAAGCGCAAGCGCCGCCAGAAGTAA
- the proC gene encoding pyrroline-5-carboxylate reductase, which produces MSQTRKPSQTVAVLGTGKIGEALLSGMIRSGWAPAELLVTTRRQERADELRTRYGVEALTNAEAAKRADTLILACKPQDMARLLDELAPHVAADRLVISAAAGITTSFIEERLTTGTPVIRVMPNTPVLVDEGMSVISGGTHATAGHLTHAENIFGAVGKTLRVPETQQDACTALSGSGPAYFYFLVEAMTDAGILLGLPRDKAHDLIVQAAIGAAVMLRDSGEHPVKLREAVTSPAGTTINAIRELENHGVRAALIAALEAARDRSRELASGSG; this is translated from the coding sequence ATGAGCCAGACGCGCAAGCCGAGCCAGACCGTCGCGGTCCTCGGCACCGGAAAGATCGGCGAAGCCCTGCTCAGCGGCATGATCCGGAGTGGCTGGGCGCCCGCTGAGCTCCTGGTCACCACCCGCCGCCAGGAGCGCGCCGACGAGCTCCGCACCCGCTACGGCGTCGAGGCCCTCACCAACGCCGAGGCCGCCAAGCGCGCCGACACCCTGATCCTCGCCTGCAAGCCGCAGGACATGGCCAGGCTGCTCGACGAACTCGCCCCCCACGTCGCCGCCGACCGCCTCGTCATCAGCGCCGCCGCCGGCATCACCACCTCCTTCATCGAGGAGCGCCTGACCACCGGCACCCCCGTCATCCGCGTCATGCCCAACACCCCCGTCCTCGTCGACGAGGGCATGTCCGTCATCTCGGGCGGCACCCACGCCACCGCCGGCCACCTCACTCACGCCGAGAACATCTTCGGCGCGGTCGGCAAGACCCTCCGCGTCCCCGAGACCCAGCAGGACGCCTGCACGGCCCTGTCCGGCTCCGGCCCCGCGTACTTCTACTTCCTGGTCGAGGCCATGACCGACGCGGGCATCCTCCTCGGCCTGCCCCGCGACAAGGCCCACGACCTGATCGTCCAGGCCGCGATCGGCGCCGCCGTGATGCTCCGCGACAGCGGCGAGCACCCGGTGAAGCTCCGCGAGGCCGTGACCTCGCCCGCCGGCACCACGATCAACGCCATCCGCGAGCTCGAGAACCACGGAGTACGCGCCGCGCTCATCGCCGCCCTTGAGGCCGCCCGCGACCGCAGCCGCGAACTCGCCTCCGGCAGCGGCTGA
- a CDS encoding serine/threonine-protein kinase — translation MSLRSGDPEEIGGYPLESRLGSGGMGTVFLARTASGRPVALKLIHQQFAGDEEFRIRFRQEVAAARRVSGAFTAAVVDADPEAQQPWMATAYIEGPTLAQRIAQRGPIVGMELRTLAIGLAEALRDIHRADVVHRDLKPSNVVLSAEGPRVIDFGISRAADQQTLTMTGRVIGTPPFMSPEQLQTPRGVGPSSDVFSLGTLLVYAATGQGPFDADSPYMTAYQVVHEAPTLDDVPGALRTAVEPCLAKDPAVRPTIDELLVRLRDLPVDLGAAAGDGGSRTRDTDTQHHLSDTSGATGASSAAGTSSAPGAASASDSSGTSDGSGPAPARGLGGRLRRRWRPVLAAVLGVAVIAGCVALLRPGADGPGGDGPDDNGRNMAVVGSPLPHGFKAWRQTVPPGGAKLPDELRCVPRGDSAYCGGGGVIATRIRVADGHRMWTAHHPGVPMQNTYLVGVSGNTVLGYRLLPDDSGPGEVVALDAARGKELWSARFGSKSMAVTGRSDDAEVIGSTVVMLNAARTHVEGRAVRSGKVLWRTPVPAGAVCSPLTAGGQAHVMCAPATEVEATAIRHATVRGLDPASGTFGRAVALRGPLQVLGAYDGRLVLAKERVGEIGVVEYESVVHVDVARGKATTARLPKRYGGSPSLAAGTVYFTEQNGEVSAVDAVTGKLRWTRQAGVEGASGPVAGPGALYFSSASGRVAALAPRDGRRLWTADPKANGSAEVGTSPRVALAGRAAIVTGAGNLVYAFDTAKPPKSG, via the coding sequence GTGTCGCTCCGCTCAGGGGACCCTGAGGAGATCGGTGGCTATCCACTGGAGTCGCGGCTCGGCTCCGGTGGCATGGGCACGGTCTTCCTCGCACGTACGGCGTCGGGGCGGCCGGTCGCGCTCAAGCTGATCCACCAGCAGTTCGCGGGCGACGAGGAGTTCCGCATCCGGTTCCGGCAGGAGGTCGCCGCGGCCCGCCGGGTCAGCGGCGCGTTCACCGCGGCCGTGGTCGACGCCGATCCCGAGGCACAGCAGCCGTGGATGGCCACCGCGTACATAGAGGGCCCCACGCTCGCCCAGCGCATCGCCCAGCGCGGTCCCATCGTCGGCATGGAGCTGCGTACGCTCGCCATCGGGCTCGCGGAGGCGCTGCGGGACATCCACCGCGCCGACGTGGTGCACCGCGATCTGAAGCCGTCGAACGTCGTGCTGTCCGCCGAAGGGCCGCGCGTCATCGACTTCGGCATCTCGCGCGCCGCCGACCAGCAGACGCTGACGATGACGGGGCGGGTCATCGGCACTCCCCCGTTCATGTCGCCGGAGCAGCTCCAGACGCCGCGCGGTGTCGGTCCCTCGTCGGACGTCTTCTCGCTCGGCACGCTGCTGGTGTACGCGGCGACGGGGCAGGGGCCCTTCGACGCGGACAGCCCGTACATGACCGCGTACCAAGTCGTGCACGAGGCTCCGACCCTCGACGACGTCCCGGGCGCGCTGCGTACGGCCGTCGAGCCCTGCCTCGCCAAGGACCCCGCCGTCCGGCCCACCATCGACGAGCTCCTCGTCCGGCTGCGGGACCTGCCGGTGGACCTCGGGGCGGCGGCCGGGGACGGCGGAAGCCGGACGCGGGACACGGACACGCAGCACCATCTGTCGGACACCTCGGGCGCCACGGGCGCATCGAGCGCCGCCGGCACCTCAAGCGCCCCTGGCGCCGCGAGCGCCTCTGACAGCTCGGGCACCTCTGACGGCTCTGGCCCCGCGCCCGCCCGTGGTCTCGGCGGGCGGCTGCGCCGCCGCTGGCGGCCCGTGCTCGCCGCGGTCCTGGGCGTCGCCGTGATCGCCGGCTGTGTCGCGCTGCTCAGGCCGGGCGCGGACGGCCCCGGCGGAGACGGTCCTGACGACAACGGGCGCAACATGGCGGTGGTCGGTTCGCCGCTCCCCCACGGTTTCAAGGCCTGGCGGCAGACGGTGCCGCCGGGCGGGGCGAAGCTCCCGGACGAGCTGCGCTGCGTGCCGCGGGGCGACTCGGCGTACTGCGGGGGCGGCGGTGTCATCGCCACCCGGATCCGCGTCGCCGACGGCCACCGGATGTGGACGGCGCACCACCCGGGCGTCCCCATGCAGAACACGTATCTGGTCGGCGTGTCCGGGAACACGGTCCTCGGCTACCGGCTGCTCCCGGACGACTCGGGCCCCGGCGAGGTCGTGGCCCTCGACGCGGCCCGGGGCAAGGAGCTGTGGTCGGCCCGGTTCGGCAGCAAGTCGATGGCCGTGACGGGCCGTTCCGACGACGCCGAGGTGATCGGCTCCACCGTGGTCATGCTCAACGCGGCCCGTACGCACGTCGAGGGCCGCGCGGTCCGCTCCGGGAAGGTGCTGTGGAGGACCCCGGTCCCGGCGGGCGCCGTCTGCTCGCCGCTCACCGCCGGGGGCCAGGCCCACGTGATGTGTGCTCCCGCCACCGAGGTGGAGGCCACCGCGATCCGGCACGCCACGGTGCGCGGCCTCGATCCCGCGTCCGGGACCTTCGGCAGGGCGGTCGCCCTCCGAGGGCCGCTCCAGGTGCTCGGCGCGTACGACGGACGGCTCGTCCTGGCCAAGGAGCGGGTGGGCGAGATCGGCGTCGTCGAGTACGAGTCGGTCGTCCACGTGGACGTGGCGCGGGGCAAGGCCACGACGGCCCGGCTGCCGAAGCGCTACGGCGGCTCCCCGAGCCTGGCCGCCGGGACGGTGTACTTCACCGAGCAGAACGGCGAGGTCAGCGCGGTCGACGCGGTGACCGGCAAGCTCCGGTGGACCCGGCAGGCGGGCGTGGAGGGGGCGTCGGGTCCGGTCGCCGGGCCCGGGGCGCTGTACTTCAGCTCGGCGAGCGGCCGCGTCGCCGCGCTCGCGCCGCGCGACGGCAGGCGCCTCTGGACGGCCGACCCCAAGGCCAACGGCTCCGCGGAGGTGGGCACGAGCCCGCGCGTCGCCCTCGCGGGCCGCGCGGCGATCGTGACCGGGGCCGGGAACCTGGTGTACGCGTTCGACACGGCGAAGCCGCCGAAGTCCGGGTGA
- a CDS encoding SH3 domain-containing protein → MSSEELTMPATADVADGAALTIEAATARRYAIVEDVNVRSGPGTAYDKVGRLSAGTFVTIGCQKPGETVTGPTGTSKIWDRIGSGRYVSDTYVRTGSNGYVAPRC, encoded by the coding sequence ATGAGCAGCGAAGAACTGACGATGCCCGCGACCGCGGATGTGGCGGACGGGGCGGCACTGACGATAGAGGCGGCGACGGCCCGGCGGTACGCGATCGTCGAGGACGTCAACGTCCGCTCGGGCCCCGGCACCGCGTACGACAAGGTCGGCCGCCTCTCCGCGGGCACCTTCGTCACCATCGGCTGCCAGAAGCCCGGCGAGACGGTGACCGGCCCCACCGGGACGTCGAAGATCTGGGACCGCATCGGCAGCGGACGCTATGTCTCCGACACCTATGTGCGCACGGGCAGCAACGGCTACGTGGCGCCGCGCTGCTGA
- the ilvD gene encoding dihydroxy-acid dehydratase: MPELRSRTVTHGRNMAGARALMRASGVPGADIGRKPIIAVANSFTEFVPGHTHLAPVGRIVSEAVREAGGIPREFNTIAVDDGIAMGHGGMLYSLPSRDLIADSVEYMVEAHCADALICISNCDKITPGMLMAALRLNIPTVFVSGGPMEAGKATLVNGTVRKLDLIDAMVDASNENVSDEDILRIEENACPTCGSCSGMFTANSMNCLTEAIGLSLPGNGSVLATHTARRALYERAGATVVEITKRYYDGDDASVLPRNIATHAAFENAMALDIAMGGSTNTILHLLAAAQEAEVGYDLTDIDAVSRRVPCLAKVAPNVAPQGTYYMEDVHRAGGIPAILGELYRGGLLNEDVHTVHSPSIKQWLDAWDVRGGSVAPEALELWHAAPGCKRSAEAFSQSERWETLDTDAANGCIRDVAHAYSQDGGLAVLKGNLAVDGAVVKTAGVDESIWTFEGPAVVCESQEEAVEKILNKQVKEGDVVVIRYEGPKGGPGMQEMLYPTSFLKGRGLGKACALVTDGRFSGGTSGLSIGHASPEAASGGTIALVEDGDRIRIDIPGRSIELLVDDAELARRREALGGTYAPKSRERKVSAALRAYAAMATSADKGAVRDVSRLG; the protein is encoded by the coding sequence ATGCCCGAGCTGAGGTCCCGCACAGTCACCCACGGACGCAACATGGCGGGCGCCCGCGCCCTGATGCGGGCCTCCGGGGTACCGGGCGCGGACATCGGCCGCAAGCCGATCATCGCCGTCGCCAACTCCTTCACCGAGTTCGTGCCCGGCCACACCCACCTGGCGCCGGTCGGCCGCATCGTCAGCGAGGCCGTCCGGGAGGCGGGCGGCATCCCGCGCGAGTTCAACACGATCGCCGTGGACGACGGCATCGCGATGGGCCACGGCGGCATGCTCTACAGCCTGCCCTCCCGCGACCTGATCGCCGACTCCGTCGAGTACATGGTGGAGGCCCACTGCGCCGACGCCCTGATCTGCATCTCGAACTGCGACAAGATCACGCCCGGCATGCTGATGGCCGCCCTGCGCCTCAACATCCCGACGGTCTTCGTCTCCGGCGGCCCCATGGAGGCGGGCAAGGCGACCCTGGTCAACGGCACCGTCCGCAAGCTCGACCTGATCGACGCGATGGTCGACGCGTCGAACGAGAACGTCTCGGACGAGGACATCCTCCGCATCGAGGAGAACGCCTGCCCGACCTGCGGCTCCTGTTCCGGCATGTTCACGGCCAACTCGATGAACTGCCTGACCGAGGCCATCGGCCTGTCCCTGCCGGGCAACGGCTCGGTGCTCGCCACCCACACCGCCCGCAGGGCCCTGTACGAGCGGGCGGGCGCGACGGTCGTCGAGATCACCAAGCGCTACTACGACGGGGACGACGCCTCCGTCCTGCCGCGCAACATCGCGACCCACGCCGCCTTCGAGAACGCCATGGCCCTCGACATCGCCATGGGCGGCTCCACCAACACGATCCTGCACCTCCTGGCCGCCGCCCAGGAGGCCGAGGTCGGCTACGACCTGACCGACATCGACGCCGTCTCGCGCCGCGTCCCCTGCCTGGCCAAGGTCGCCCCGAACGTGGCGCCGCAGGGCACGTACTACATGGAGGACGTGCACCGCGCGGGCGGCATCCCCGCGATCCTCGGCGAGCTGTACCGCGGCGGCCTCCTCAACGAGGACGTGCACACCGTCCACTCGCCCTCCATCAAGCAGTGGCTCGACGCCTGGGACGTGCGCGGCGGCTCCGTGGCCCCCGAGGCCCTGGAGCTGTGGCACGCGGCCCCCGGCTGCAAGCGTTCCGCCGAGGCCTTCTCGCAGTCCGAGCGCTGGGAGACCCTCGACACGGACGCCGCGAACGGCTGCATCCGCGACGTCGCCCACGCCTACTCCCAGGACGGCGGCCTCGCCGTCCTCAAGGGGAACCTGGCCGTCGACGGCGCCGTCGTGAAGACCGCGGGCGTCGACGAGTCCATCTGGACCTTCGAGGGCCCGGCCGTCGTCTGCGAGTCGCAGGAGGAGGCCGTGGAGAAGATCCTGAACAAGCAGGTCAAGGAGGGCGACGTCGTCGTCATCCGCTACGAGGGCCCCAAGGGCGGCCCCGGCATGCAGGAGATGCTCTACCCCACCTCCTTCCTCAAGGGCCGCGGCCTCGGCAAGGCCTGCGCCCTGGTCACCGACGGCCGCTTCTCCGGCGGTACGTCGGGCCTGTCCATCGGGCACGCGTCGCCGGAGGCCGCGTCCGGCGGCACCATCGCCCTCGTCGAGGACGGTGACCGCATCCGCATCGACATCCCGGGCCGCTCGATCGAGCTCCTGGTCGACGACGCCGAGCTGGCCCGCCGCCGCGAGGCCCTCGGCGGCACGTACGCGCCCAAGTCCCGCGAGCGCAAGGTCTCCGCGGCCCTGCGGGCGTACGCGGCGATGGCGACGAGCGCGGACAAGGGGGCGGTGCGCGACGTGTCGCGGCTGGGCTGA
- a CDS encoding TetR family transcriptional regulator, translated as MTASAAAPRRRGRPSRTQTERGPATRETILDAARDQFSAHGYEKTSVRAIAKAAGVDSALVHHYFGTKEQLFAAAVEVSFAPALQAPAAIQDGPLDAVGERLTRFVLGVWEDPATRTPLLAIVRSAVNNETAAAVFRRLVSTQLLSRIAGTLDLPDAELRAELAAAQLVGVAMLRYVIQVEPLASADLEELVARVAPVVQGHLTGFPGPA; from the coding sequence GAGCGCCGCCGCGCCCCGGCGCCGGGGCCGCCCCTCGCGCACCCAGACCGAGCGCGGGCCCGCCACCCGCGAGACGATCCTGGACGCGGCCCGCGACCAGTTCTCCGCGCACGGCTACGAGAAGACCTCCGTACGTGCCATCGCCAAGGCGGCGGGCGTCGACTCCGCCCTCGTGCACCACTACTTCGGCACGAAGGAGCAGCTCTTCGCGGCGGCCGTCGAGGTCTCCTTCGCACCCGCGCTGCAGGCCCCGGCCGCGATCCAGGACGGCCCGCTCGACGCCGTCGGCGAGCGTCTGACCCGCTTCGTCCTCGGTGTCTGGGAGGATCCGGCCACCCGCACGCCGCTGCTCGCGATCGTCCGCTCGGCGGTCAACAACGAGACGGCCGCCGCGGTCTTCCGCCGCCTGGTCTCCACCCAGCTCCTGTCCCGCATCGCCGGCACCCTCGACCTGCCCGACGCGGAGCTGCGCGCCGAACTGGCGGCGGCCCAGCTGGTGGGCGTCGCGATGCTCCGCTACGTCATCCAGGTGGAGCCGCTGGCGTCGGCGGACCTGGAGGAGCTGGTGGCGCGGGTGGCGCCGGTGGTCCAGGGGCATCTGACGGGCTTCCCGGGACCGGCCTGA
- a CDS encoding ABC transporter ATP-binding protein — protein sequence MMNIATPPRAPARATAPAAIHAHTLKAVRGHRTVLRDLTFTVPRGQITGLLGPSGCGKSTLMRAVVGTQAKVTGTLDVLDHPAGTPALRSRIGYVTQDPSVYEDLTVRQNLEYFAAVLTPGRGPAAARRREDVTRAIADVDLTSHADALAGNLSGGQRNRVSLAVALLGAPELLVLDEPTVGLDPVLRRDLWNLFHTLSDERGTTILVSSHVMDEAERCHRLLLMREGEILADDTPDALRERTGTGTVEEAFLHLVDKANATRHPDEPTAAQAHDTREPQLP from the coding sequence ATGATGAATATTGCGACCCCACCCCGTGCCCCGGCCCGGGCCACCGCTCCGGCCGCCATCCACGCCCACACCCTCAAGGCCGTCCGCGGCCACCGCACCGTCCTGCGCGACCTGACCTTCACCGTCCCGCGCGGCCAGATCACCGGCCTGCTCGGCCCCTCCGGCTGCGGCAAGTCCACGCTGATGCGCGCCGTCGTCGGCACCCAGGCCAAGGTCACCGGCACCCTGGACGTCCTGGACCACCCCGCGGGCACCCCCGCCCTGCGCTCCCGCATCGGCTACGTCACCCAGGACCCCTCCGTCTACGAGGACCTCACCGTCCGCCAGAACCTGGAGTACTTCGCCGCCGTCCTCACCCCCGGCCGCGGCCCCGCCGCCGCCCGCCGCCGCGAGGACGTCACCCGCGCCATCGCCGACGTGGACCTCACCAGCCACGCCGACGCCCTGGCGGGCAACCTCTCCGGCGGTCAGCGCAACCGCGTCTCCCTCGCCGTCGCCCTCCTCGGCGCTCCCGAACTCCTCGTCCTCGACGAGCCCACCGTCGGCCTCGACCCCGTCCTCCGCCGCGACCTGTGGAACCTCTTCCACACCCTCTCCGACGAACGCGGCACCACGATCCTCGTCTCCTCCCACGTCATGGACGAGGCGGAACGCTGCCACCGCCTGCTCCTCATGCGCGAGGGCGAGATCCTCGCCGACGACACCCCCGACGCCCTGCGCGAACGCACCGGCACCGGCACCGTCGAGGAGGCCTTCCTCCACCTCGTCGACAAGGCGAACGCCACGCGGCACCCCGACGAACCCACCGCCGCCCAGGCCCACGACACCCGGGAGCCACAGCTCCCCTGA
- a CDS encoding ABC transporter permease translates to MNIHRTLATAARVLRQLRHDPRSIALLVLVPCVMLLLLRYVFDGSPRTFDSIGASLLGIFPLITMFLVTSIATLRERTSGTLERLLAMPLAKGDLIAGYALAFGTLAIIQSALATGLALWGLGLDVTGSAWLLLLVALLDALLGTALGLFVSAFAASEFQAVQFMPAVIFPQLLLCGLFTPRDKMQPVLEALSDALPMSYAVDGMNEVLRHPDITGTFVRDAVIVAACAVLVLALGAATLRRRTA, encoded by the coding sequence ATGAACATCCATCGCACCCTCGCCACCGCCGCCCGCGTCCTGCGCCAGCTCCGCCACGACCCGCGCTCCATCGCGCTGCTCGTCCTCGTCCCCTGCGTGATGCTGCTGCTCCTGCGCTACGTCTTCGACGGCAGCCCCCGCACCTTCGACTCCATCGGCGCCTCCCTCCTCGGGATCTTCCCGCTCATCACGATGTTCCTGGTGACCTCCATCGCCACCCTGCGCGAACGCACCTCCGGCACCCTGGAACGCCTCCTCGCCATGCCCCTCGCCAAAGGCGACCTGATCGCGGGCTACGCCCTCGCCTTCGGCACCCTGGCGATCATCCAGTCCGCCCTCGCCACCGGCCTCGCCCTGTGGGGCCTCGGCCTCGACGTCACCGGCTCCGCCTGGCTGCTGCTCCTGGTCGCCCTCCTGGACGCCCTGCTCGGCACCGCGCTCGGCCTGTTCGTCTCGGCCTTCGCCGCCTCCGAGTTCCAGGCTGTCCAGTTCATGCCGGCGGTGATCTTCCCCCAGCTCCTCCTCTGCGGCCTGTTCACGCCCCGCGACAAGATGCAGCCCGTCCTCGAAGCCCTCTCCGACGCCCTGCCCATGTCGTACGCCGTCGACGGCATGAACGAGGTCCTGCGCCACCCCGACATCACCGGCACCTTCGTCCGCGACGCCGTCATCGTCGCCGCCTGCGCCGTCCTCGTCCTCGCCCTGGGCGCCGCCACCCTGCGCCGCCGCACGGCCTGA